The DNA window TCCCGGAACCGCAATCCACCCTCCTTCTTAGAAAAAGTAAGCTTCTCCCATGTCATCCATCTTATTCCCCGGTTATTATTGCTTCCCCCCCACCAAAAAGAAttcaacattttctcaatgtcatCGATCACTCCATCGGGAATAATATACATACTCATTACATAATCCGGAATTGCTTGTAAGACCAATTTAATAATCACTTCTTTCCCCCGCTTTGGATAAAGAACGCCCCTTCCAAAAATTTATCTTTCTCCATATACGATCTTTAATTTAAGAAAATGTAGCTTTTTTACTCCTTCTGATCATCGAGGGCAGCCCCAAATAATTTCCAGTGCCCAGAACATGGCGGACTCCCATAATACCTGCAAGATCTTCTTTCGTCGTGTTACCCAAATTGTTACTAAAGAAAACTTCCGACTTCGTCATATTAATTTCTTGGCCCAACGCTTCCGCGTAAATATTAAGAAGATTCATAAGGATTTTCACCTCCGATACATTggccctgcaaaataaaaaacaatcgtcagcaaaaagtagatgggacacactaggtgcccctcTACATATCTGAATCCCGTGGATGTCACCCCTCCCCACCGAGCCCTGAATAAGGGCCGATATACCTTCTGAAATAAGAATAAAGAGATAAGGTGACAGTGGGTCCCTTTGCCTCAATCCTCTTTCCGGTTTTATAGGACCAACACTTTCCGAATTAACTAGAACATTATAGTGCACCGAAGTGACACACATCATCATCCAATGTGTCCACCTCTCTTAAAAACCCAACTTCTTAAGCATCTCCTTAAGGAACCCCCAATCTACTCGATCATACGCTTTACTAATATCAATCTTTAGAGCCAACTGAGCTTTTTTACcgtttgttcttcttttcagggCATGGATAATCTCGCTTGCTATCATTGCATTATTAAGGATAGATCTACCCTCCACAAAGGCAGATTGCTCTTCTGAAACATATTTGTCCAACACAAATTTCATCCTATTATCTAACACTTTTGAAACAACTTTGTACACCATATTGCATAAGGAGATGAGGCGGAAATCTTTAATATGACTCGGCTGGTTACATATCGGTATCACGCAAATATTTGTATCTGTAAGGGAAGCCGGGAAGTAGCCTCGTTCTAACCAATCCTTGGCTGCTATGAAAATATCTTCGCCACAAATATCCCAGAACTTTTGATAAAAAGCTGGGTTAAAACCATTCGGACCCGGTGATTTATCCAGATTCATTTCCATTAACTCTACATGAAATTCCTCATTTGTAAACACCGACATCAACTTGTAATTATCTTCTTCTGTTACCACAGTACGTACATTACTCAACACCGGTTCATAACTCACTTTCGCAGCCTTAAAAAGACCGTTAAAATATGCTTTCGCTACCTCTCCCAAACCCCGTTGATCTGTTACCTCACAACCATCCTCTTTAACAAGCTTAGAAATCTTCTGGAATTTCTTCCTAGTGGTGGCTGACTGTTGAAAGAAATTTGTGTTAAGATCACCATTAACAAGCCAATGCATTTTTGCTCTTTGTATCCAGTAGGTGTCCTCTTGAATCAACAATTTATTGAAATTCTTTTGAGCTTCCACGTACAGCCCCGTTACAAATTGATCATTGCATTCCGCGTATCTTTCCATGGTCTCTCTGTATTTTTCCATATCCAACCACTCTTTCCTTCTATTTTTTCTAGCCCAGCAAGTTAGTGCGAACGCACAATCCGTAAGCCGATGAACCAATTGTTTCGGCTGCCCCTGCTCCCAGCCTATTTGCACCACTTCCAATAAATCTTCTTCAACAATCCAATTATTTTCAAATCGAAACGAGAATTGTCTCTCCACTTGTACCTTCACTTTGCAATCTAACAGCAGCGGGTTATGATCTGAGTGCGACGTTATAAGATTCATCAACTTAACTTTCAGAAACATATTGAACCATTCTGGTGTTGCTAACGAACGGTCCAACCTTTCCTCTATCTTATGCTCTATCCCCCGACTCTTCACCCACGTGAACTGGTAGCCCTATAAAGGTATGTCTATCAAGTTACAGTCACTCACCGCTTCTCGAAAACCGGCACATAACCAATTAGGATGAGGATGAATACCTACTTTATCATTTTGTGTCGGTAAATCATTAAAACCCCCTATGATGCACCATGGGATATTAAATACTCTACTGATTTCCTTGAGTAACTCCCAGGCTtgtcatcttctactcctttccgGATAACCGTAATAACATGTGAGTCTCCAATCGCCTCTTACTTCGCCTGTCACAATAATATTTACGAAATTCCTACTATAATTCATAATTTTGTAGACTGATATATTTCTCCAGAGAACCGCGAGTCCACCACTTCTTCCCTCCACATCCACTGTTAAGAATCCTTCAAATTTCAACATAACACGAACCGTTTCCAATTTTCTGGCCTTGGTTAAAGTCTCAGACAAGAAAATTATATTCGAATGGTGTTTCTGAGCAAGTCTGTTCAGATTCGGAATTGCACTCAGACTGCTCTAACCCCGATAATTCCAACTCAAAATTTTCATGAGTCCTGGAAGTCCTGGGAGCTGCCAGGACTTGCCGATAAAAAATGATGGTTCAATGCAATTTCCTCCTCTAAGGTTTCCCCTTCACTCCGATGTCTTTTCTTCTTCTCACCTTACTCACCTCTTGATGTTTGAATCTCTCATTCTCTGACATTATCAGCATGGTCATGATTGTTCTTGTAGATAACTTTGGCTGATTTTATTCTGTTCTTGTTTGCGTTTGAACTCATACCGTTCCCTTTCGTCATGTATCAACCTTGTGCATGGCTTTGAGCTGCAGTATCAGTCTGTGTTGCATTAAAAACAACTGGAAGAAGTAGTTCATTTGCCTTCCTAATTTGCTGCCTCGAATTTGGTAATTCCGTCATCGCATCCTGCATAGCATCCTTGTTTCGATTGGCCAACAATTGTGCTAACTGGTTTGTAAAATTACGAATCATATTCTCCAATGATATAGAATTCTCAACTTCAGCGATACTTTCCTTGCTGAACTGTGCATGACTTACTGGCCTTAAAACTACAGACTGTGTATCCGCAAATGGCTGGAATTGTTGGAAGATATTTACTTGTTTTTTAACTATACCTCTCTTTATTAGTTCTATTTGGCTAGCATCATTTCCGGAATTTCCAACCATGCCGATCGTAAAATTCTGAAACCCTCATTGTTTCACGCCCCTAGGATCATTCATCTCCTCATCTGGCTGAAGTATCGGAACCGCGTCCCTCGTACCTGCCGCAGTCCCTATATCTCCGCCCTTTTGCGAAACCGGTTGATCCCGATTCCTTTCCTTTCCTTTCTCATTATTATAGCCATCTGACTTCAGCCAACGCGATGATGAATTACCTCATATTCTTATATTATCAGCTCTAAGATCACTCGACCATTCTCGTATTCCATTGTCTTCCTGCATCACAAACCGAATCTCACATCTATTCTTAGCATGCCCTAGTTTATCACACACAAAACAGAAGAGACTCAGCTTCTCATATTTGAAGTTCACTACACACCAGTCTCCCCCCTTACTTTTCACTTTTGTCTGCTTCTTCAATGAAATGCGCACGTTAATCTTCACTCTTATTCTCATATATTCCCTCCAAAAGCTAGTATTATTGTTTTTATCATACTCAACAAACTCCCCTATAAAGTTTGCCATAACTCTTCCCACTCTTTCATTCATCATTCCCGCCAGTAAGTTATGAATTTGCACCCAAAAATCAACGTGAAACAAAGGTATACTCTCAATCTACACCCCGATACAAACTTGCTCCAGAATTAAGAGATGGGAATCGAATGTCCATGGACCCCCTTGCAGTGCTGCATCCATATCCAATTGATGAGAGAAGTAAAACAGGAATAATTCATCTTTCGCTTCTTTTATGTTAACACCCTTCACCGGTCTCCAGATATCGGCAACTCTCTTCTTCATCGATAGCACGTGAATTGGTCTATCGCACAGGAATCGTCCTACTAAACACCAACTAAGATCCAACGTttcatctccttcctcttccATGTCGAAGCAAAAACCTTCCTCCTCCCCATCTTCATTGATTGATAAGTTTGACAAATCCGATGTTGCCATAGTGCCCTAGAATGTCGATCATATTGGAACGATATAACCAGAAAGAATTATGAATGTTGTTGCTTCTCAGAccgaaaagaaaaaacaaagcaCTAGCAGAGCCAggaaaagtcaaaaccctaacaGAGCCAGGTGGTTAAGTTTAATATACTTAAAAAAATCCATTCATAtatattattagttattattattattattatatagaaaTCTATATTTGTGATATATCACTACGTTACTGTTTCATTATTATATATGCACATATGGGTATTGTAGCGACATTATGAGATATTGagaatggaaaattggtaatatTGTAGCGTCACTTTACTATACTGCCAATTGGTgtaatctattattaatatataaaagtaatagtaCTTGGAACTTCCAGTAAAAGCCGTCTGATAAATGTACTAAAACTTTTCTTATTCCACGGGTATAAAAGTCTTTTGTCAAAATAACacaatgtaatacggtgaactgactttaaagaaatgtcgcggtaagcaagagtcgccaccgacttttattttatccaatttaatagaaaggataaaagaacagaaaaagaccttttaaaaagattttgagttcggggggtaatttatacaaagggaaggtttaaggcaccgtttgtatccatggttttccatgggctcttaattgcttagctcatttgttttcaaaagtttagaaatgtatagaaaaaaaaagcatttgaataaggactttagcttgtaaataggcatagcctttttgaaggttttttgataaaagggcaaaaataaatttaaaccagagcaagcaattaggaggtaattaccattaaagttaaaaaagttcttttagcctttcagggctatctataccataagagggtaggaagtccttttattggaggttgaagggtcatcgaagttatcgttcgccataagactgtccctgccataaagagggcaggtagtctaagggaaggataaaatagtcattttagggAACCaatgaggacacctcagcaatcgaaagggactaccatcatcatatcgtaggcaacctcgagggacgtgATCATATAACtggaggcaacatcgaagggacttatgatcttcagtaatgataatgaactgagggcaacatttgctgaggcatcctcgtatccgagggacttgactattctgtaacaaacaaggcaacaaggcagcaaataacaaggcaacaggtaacaagaggggttacccttaaaggtgtgtgggtgcacaatcacgtggttcaattcagataattatcttttaattagtgacctaaattaattcaaggcttgcactccctaggattactaaccatggcagaaagATAAAACAGTTTAataatcctacgctattacaataaacacctgcggggaaggggaaataaaggcagaaaataagagggaaaaataattaattcaaacaTATTTAAATATCCTGAGCCTTCAATCGAACCTTCgatcaaccctgaaaaagaagagaaaaggttACTGCATTTATAGATTAACAACCCTAATTGATCGGGATAAGTCAGGGTTAAttacaatttaaataaaatttaacatttaaaaTAATCATTAAAGGGTAAAAACGAAAATTCgattaaatataacaattaaataattattggattaaatcctaattatctaattaaaagTATAGGCAAAATTgaatctttaatattaaaaaaaaaacaattattgacaAAATTATGAAAAAGTCGAGTCttcgattaaaaaataaataattataaaaataacatcatttaataaatataaaactttttttagaaaaaataattaatgaaaaaaaagagaaagaaagaaaataaacataaaaataaaaataaaaataaaagaacaaaaaagaattgtataattaaaactaaaaaaatttaaaagaaacttagctctgGATCAGGTGTGGTTGATTTATGATCGTCCATGGTGTTCCTTCAATCCTGGTGCATTAGATTCTGCTTGTTTGAGATCTTGTGGTTGAGATTGAGGGTGCATCAGTGGGCGTGTGATACCTGTTGCGTGGGATCTGAAGACTAAACATGAtgaaaataattaatcaaaatattaacaAGGGATAGGGTTCGAACCCACCCCCTTTTGCAAGGTTGAACACGCTGCTAGCCAATTGCGTTGGAAACATTTGGTTGTTAAATGATACGcacaataaaatataatagaaaatCAGAATTTGAAACTGGATAAGCGCGCGTTTGCCATCGTCTTCTTCCCTGCGAATGGCCCAGACTTTTAGCTACGATTTTATTCAGTAGCTACAGACTTCTACCTACGGAGAAAGCATAGCTACAAGACCTGCAAGTTTAAAGATCAAGAAATACGTAATAGAAATTAACGGCAAAGGTACAGAATGACTCGAAATCGATTCCTGAACGCATTGGTATCACTCGTTCGGCCCAATTATCTCTCTATCACGAACCCCTAATTTGgagctctaaaaccctaactatggcaaaAGCTTCATCCTGCACTCAAACTCCAATCAAATTATCCAGAAAGCATCGAAACATCATTAAGAATGCAAATATGCACTCAAATTGTATTAATTATGCACGAATCAATGAAAACGAATTCAAATCTATGGGTGCAAACCGTGAACGTGTAGGCGATAGTCCTGCACGCGTGAGGGCTTGGAGATGATTCAGATAACTTCAGGGAACACTAAAGAATGGATTGAAATCTTCAAATGTCCTTGAATTGGCTTCAATCCTTGAATCCGAATTtcgcttttctttgattttttaaagCTTTTTGTGAGGGTCTTGGAGGCAACCAATTCGTCCCCTAATGCTTTGGATTGCTTGTATATTTATAGCAGATTAATTTAGGTTAACCAACTTGAGCCAAATCTATTTCAATCTTGGTCTTTGATGtatgaaaatttgattggaaaatatgaGTAAAAAGCTTCTAAATTTGGCCAATCTCAATCTCTCTTACACCAATCTTGCTTGCACAAAATTACATTGACAATATGGTATCAatggtgattggatttgattagtacaagatctctaattgaatatttgatttttacttgattttcatgaattaaaatcacttttaaatgattaaaaattcatataaaatcaaataaatatttcaaaattcgtGACAATCAGATTTGAGGCCATGGATATCTTGGGGATCAAGTTTGGGCCAAAAAGATTGGGTTTTCttgcaaagaaattcattttgaaccacttttacttcacatttatctttcaaaattgtccaactttgacaagggatatctccctcaatttttaagatatgaaggagttctaggactttttggaaacctaaagatgtcttctataagccacttcggaagcttttttccatttgaggattttatcttgatgatatgggctttgacaaaaaactgcttttggttgactttcaaaaaggacctataatcttttgatccatatctctcaaatgaagcatttttagacttggcatgtgagagacaaatttgtagacaattcaatttccttcaaattgagctgtggatgggaaatttatgatgttccatgtgaaagttatggctggtcaaaattcagttgactttaggtcaaaaaaacctaatttggaaactttaggttttgttgatttctgatttttccttgatgaatcatgatcaatccttgatcaaatgattaatgatacttcaaaataaggatgttgaccaaaaatcatgaattttgactgtactttgaccacagttgacttttaggtcaaactagtcgactgttggctttctgagcaattgactgggcaatccATTGAATTGAAGCTCGTACTTTTCCATAGAGATATTTTGAAACCTAATAAGCCATATGAGatccattggagaccttgattcattaattttcttcagagaattcaaaaccctagtacattgagcctttgtttaggagagtgtgtctttgagtcttgaactttggtatgagcttgaaaggagaaatgagatgggaaaattttggggtatgacacacaatAATATTGATTTGGAATTTATTGTTGCTGATGTGGCAGTCTCttaatttttgttggtttttaatTTTTCGTAATtggtttatttttttcttcaaatttatctacatgttaaaatatttaataccTATGGTTATACCCTAATAGTTATTTCATCATTGAATTGATAGGTTTTATTACTTTGAAAATATCAATTCCTCCACTACCCAAAAAATCAATTACTTGCGCCCTTTCATTTTTCTATACGTTTCAAAGTTTTGATTCTCACGTTAAATATCACCACCAACAATGGCATACCAGTATTCACTTTCTCTTTTACAGGTTTTCaattcttctccatttttgttttctattaataTGTACGATTTTATATTTGCCAAGTGAAATCTGTTTTCTTCTTGCAGTTATTTACTATTTTAACGTGGAAATCTGATTTCTTCTTAGAGCCATTTAAGCATTCCCATGGCTCGCCCAATCGATTATGTGAAGGAGATCAATGAGTCGAAGGATTTGTGGAAGATTGCAGTTAGTTGTAAGCATATATGGTCTGTAAcaagttcttcaaacaaatataATATAGAGATGGTTTTAGTTGATTCGAAGGTGGTATTTTGTTCCCAAATTCTATTGTTTATGTCTTACACACTGTGTTCTGCCTAATcactaacaaatattatttctgtATCTTTTTTTGAAGCATGATATGATTCAAGCGATTGTCCCTACTTATTTGGTTTCCAAATTCAAGTCCGAACTTGCAGCTGGAACTTCTTATATCATGCAGAATTTCAAAGTTTCGAAAAATGACTTCTCTTTTAGGTCGACGAATCATTCTTACAAATTGGTTTTATGTGGATAACCTTCTGTTAAGAAAACAGATCTTCCTGACATTCCTGCTTATTACCTTAACCTTCTTGGATTGGATGCCATAGTTGAAGGAAGGTTTCAGTctaatgttttggttggtaagttaATTGTATTCTTTGTGATAGATTactgaattttatgtaatattattgaTTGCCTGAACATTTTGTGTTTTTAGATATCCTTGGAGGTATTACTGAGATTTCTCAATCTCAAATAAATggtgacaacaacaagaacataaTTGTTTTTACAATTGTTGATACCAGGTACGCTAAGTTTCATTGACtggttataattatttaattgcagTTTATTTGCCTGTATAGACAAATTGAATAATATGAACATCCAAGTAACTATTTCGATTTATTTTCACCAACAAATCTGTTGTACAATGTACGCTTTGGGGTCAACTCGCGGTACAactttatgaatatttttaaaataataaggaagatTCCAATATTGTGATTGTATTAGTCAATGCAAGGGTTAAAGAGGCTCAAGGTATTTCTGTTATTAATTTTAACTACAATGTATGTCTTCCttgataataatattttgttttgatttcatttCTTCCTTGTCTTATGTATGCATTTGCCCttaaaatggatttcatgcaggAGGTTATCCTGTCAGTGTTTCCAACACGTGGAACGGAACGAAGTTGTTGATTAATGACCTTCGCTTTGATGAAGTTAAGAAACAAAAAGAAAGGTAATCTTCCTTTCAATCATGTTCCTTTAAATTTAGGACTTGTGCATTCTGTTTTCTTTATTACCTGATGTAAACATTTTACGTTTTTACATATTACAGTCTTGGAAATGATTTATCACTATTATCAACGTCGAGTCTGCAAGTTGAAGCAACACAAAAACTCATATTATTATGACTTTGACAAATTTCTTTGGAAAGCTGAAATAATGAGTCTCTCTGAGATTGCATACCTGCAAGATGTAAGAAATTATGATTACATGTTTTTTCATTAATCTTGTGTGACAATAATTTACATTTCCTTTTTTGGATAACTCTGTAGGAAATAACCTGTGTGACTGTTGCAACTCTTGATAAGTTTGAAGTTGGCTAGATGGGATGGTTTTATGATGGATGTGTTGAATGCACCCAGAGTGTGGCTCTAAAGGATGGAAAGCTGCAGTGTTATGCAAAACATGTAATCTCAGAGCCTGTGCCAAGGTATTATTTATATCGTTTTGTTGTTGCCAATTGTTATTATATATAGTTATAATACATAATTTTAGGTGTACGTGCTCCTGATTGAGATTAAATGTTTTAGGTATAAGCTTGAAGTGTTGGTTGTTGACGGTAATTCCAAGGCGAAGTTCATCTTTTGGGACACCGATTACGTGAAGTTAATTGGAAAGTCTGCTCTTCAAATGAAAATGGATTTGATAGAGGTTGGTAATGTGATATAATTTGATGTAATGTATGTATGTAAGTTAGAATTATTGGTGTATAATTGTTTCTATCGATATAGGCTGGTTATTACGATCCACTCGAATTCCCTTACGAACTTGATTCAATACTGAAAAAGAAGTATACGATTAGAGCTGTATTTCAGCCTAAGAATTCCCGACTTTCTGTCATAGGCTTCAAAACTGATGAAGATTACCGTAAGAAAAGTAAGGACAGTTTCAAAGGCGAGGAGGTAACCATATTAAACTTCTTTTGATTCCTATACAATTTTCTTAAAATGTACTAACATTAGATGGTCTTTGCAGCACACTTCAAAACTTGAAACACCTGATCCTTTGTCCCAAGATGATATAATCAGTTGTTCTGTAAGTATTTTGTTAATTCTTAAtgtttttgattaaaaattttaaaactgtACCATGTTTTAAGagcttttttttgtgttttccaATTTCATGTCAGGAACCTGTATCTGCATCTGCAGATTATGATCCTTCGATTGGGAATTTTGGGTTGACTCCGTCTAAGAGGTCTTCAACTGATGTGGTGGAAGATGTTGAAAGTGTCCAACAATCCTCAACCAAGCTGAAGCCTATGACAGATGTTAAAAAGGAGAAATAGTTGGCTTCAGTTTTTTTAAGTCATTAGGGATTATTCATGAACTTTTAAACACAACTATCTACTATAGAATTCACTACTGAAAGTTATTTACACTGGATCCTGTACTAAGTATTTCATGatattttagtttttagtttCATGAACTTCATTCTCTGAATTATTTTTGCTTCTATGCTATCTACTATTGATTCCGATTAGTGCATCAGTACTTTAATACATtttacaaatgaaatgaaatttgaTAACCAACTTTGATGATCATAGTAGTGTGGCAGTACTTGATGATCATGTTCATAGGTGCAAAAACCACAAGAAAATACACGTATCTTCTTGCTACAATGACATGTAATCATCAGAAGACAAAAGGGTTGTTCCTACTGGTCCAAATCCATTACACAACAGGTAGCAGCAATAACGGTCTCGGCCGGATAAAAACTTTCACGATTTCAGTTATTGGTATTAAGATACAATATTGGTACCTTTCAATACCGTTTTTGCGGTATCGGATGGTCTTTTAAGACCTTGGGTAGCAGAATCATCAACATTTTTCAACAAGCAAGAGATCATGGAATGGACAAAGACAACCTTAATCCCTCTTCCATGAAGTAACATATGTAACATAGTTTAGGTCATTTAGTCTATGTTTGGAATGCATGTTAAGATTAAAAATTCATCAATCTAATCATGTATTTATTGTATATTTAGATTAAAAGTTAGTTTTGGCAGAATCATGTTGGGTTTGTAAAAGCCATATTTTGAAGTTTTAACAAAATCATATGTATTTAGTGAAACGAATTCCAAATATACACTTAATTTCTTTTGGATGAAGTGtatgtattttcttttaattgccTTTTAAAACTTTCCATAACTAAAATTTTTATGAGTTGTCTAACTTGATCAATCTATTCTATGCTTTAAGTTACAAATTGATTATTAGAAAAAAACTTTGTTATTTGTTTGATTTCAATCTTTATGAGTCTAATATCAAAACCATAAAGCTTAACATCCCTGATTTTTATATTATTCAGCTGTCTATTGACTTTGCTATTCTATTTATCACAGGTCTCTATCATTCTTTCTATCACAAAACTTGCATACATATGAACATATATCCACAACAATCTTCAATTGAGTTTTATGACAGATAATTCGCCCATAACTTACATTGATAATgttattgaaaaatattatgaaaatttTGTCTTTATTTCATACATGGTCTTGACTGTGTGTTTGCAAAGTTTATTTGAATCTTGATTTGATGACTTATACAATTTCTACCACTTCATACTTCCTAATTTCTTCACCTGACTAAAGTTATTAACCAAACTCACATGCCtattatttcatcattttaatTGACTTCCATATTTAACCTCCAAAGTCTTAAGTACAATCGCACATGTTACTTTAAATATGAATAGCATGAAGGCTATGATCAGTAACAATATAAAGGAAAATACATACTGCATTTAGATTAGCACAAATAAACCTTCATTAGGAAGGTAAATTACATAATTTTGATCATGTCCAAACATaccatattcaaaaaaaaaaaaaactgccaCCAACATCATTACATCACTAAAACAAAATAACCTGTTTTTCATTCACCCTAAAGTAACATTAAACTAAATTCATAAGACATTTTCATAAAGTTTCATAGTTTAAACAAAATATAGAACCTCCTGCATCATTTTAAACTGCCAAGACCTGACCACCATCTTTTAAACATTGTTATTTGCCCTTCGTCAGATGAGCCTCACATACAATATTTCATTCTCTGAATTATACTCGAACACCAGCTTATCTCCAACCAACAATTTCTTTTCCTTTGAGTATGCATACCAACCATGTCCAACATACATCTCCACATATTCTCTGTTTGATTTCATAATTTGACAGTCATAAAAAGCCAAGTTGTCAAGGTCAAACAACTTGCATGCAGTTATGTCCGATCTTAGAGCTTTCTTTATGACCTCCTGAGGAAATTGCTGCATAACAATTTTTTGTTGATAAAAATGTTAAGATTACTAAACATGCACGGTTTCACTGTAATCAGAAATTTTTTACATTACTTTACACTGCAGAAATCTTACCAAAACTTGGGTTCCACGCTTCTGTGAACGAGTGATTATTTTTTCCCATGATATCTCTTTCATTAGCTCTCCATCATTGTTATTCACTTGAGAAGATTGACCAGCACCAGGCTCTACTTTAACTTCCTTCAAAACAGCATCATGGTTGGCTCCAGAGGATTTCCCAACTTCATACTCTGCTTTCACTTCCTTCATCACATGATCAACTTTAGTCATAGATCTTTGGCCAACATCATCCTCAGGTTCCACTTGCTTCATCATAGTGTTGGTGTTCCCTTTAGAGACCTCATCATCCTCAGCAGTCATACCTAATATTGCATTGATTTCTTCAGTGTCAAGAGACAAGAACCTGTGTACAAAGACATTAACCATTATA is part of the Vicia villosa cultivar HV-30 ecotype Madison, WI linkage group LG2, Vvil1.0, whole genome shotgun sequence genome and encodes:
- the LOC131648952 gene encoding uncharacterized protein LOC131648952 codes for the protein MARPIDYVKEINESKDLWKIAVSCKHIWSVTSSSNKYNIEMVLVDSKVHDMIQAIVPTYLVSKFKSELAAGTSYIMQNFKKTDLPDIPAYYLNLLGLDAIVEGRFQSNVLVDILGGITEISQSQINGDNNKNIIVFTIVDTSLFACIDKLNNMNIQEDSNIVIVLVNARVKEAQGGYPVSVSNTWNGTKLLINDLRFDEVKKQKESLGNDLSLLSTSSLQSVALKDGKLQCYAKHVISEPVPRYKLEVLVVDGNSKAKFIFWDTDYVKLIGKSALQMKMDLIEAGYYDPLEFPYELDSILKKKYTIRAVFQPKNSRLSVIGFKTDEDYRKKSKDSFKGEEHTSKLETPDPLSQDDIISCSEPVSASADYDPSIGNFGLTPSKRSSTDVVEDVESVQQSSTKLKPMTDVKKEK